Proteins encoded in a region of the Pseudomonas sp. GOM7 genome:
- a CDS encoding flotillin family protein produces the protein MENLIPFIIGAGLVVLFLVALIALFKAFYIKVPQGTALIVNDMSSTPKVHFTGSLVYPVIHLKEFMKISLITLEVDRRGKDGLICRDNLRADITVAFYLRVNETQEDVLKVAKAIGVDRASDRGAVNELFNAKFSEALKTVGKQFDFVQLFENRQDFRDRIVEVIGNDLNGYVLEDVAIDYLEQTSKASLDPSNILDAEGIRKITELTAAQNVITNELERNEELAIKKKNVETREATLALERQQADAEARQKREIETIRAREEAETLKVREEERLKAEQARIQTQQELDIRAENHQREVEVAQQNRQRAVVIEVEKVTRAKDLEVVAREREVELQRIEKEKALEEERKNIAGVIRERVAVEKTVAQEEERIKEVREVSEAERLKQVAVLNAQAEAEQELVRQVKQAEADETRSKHKAVEINNLAQAELEAAAKSAEAKKKLAEGIEAERAAPGLADAKVREVTAAAKEKEGLAEARVEAERLIAEAKGEQEKGLAEARVLEAQAAAKEKDGLAEAKVLEEKLSAQARGEEQLGLAKAKATKEQGSAEASILLERLSAEAEGLGKKFGALDSLSDTARAHEEFRMQLEKSFEEAMAAIAANKDIAKDQAEVLAAAMAKAKIEIVGGEGDFFNSFAKSLSVGKAIEGVVGKSPVVQDVISRLLAGKAAPAAPVVAPSAGSEQA, from the coding sequence ATGGAAAACCTCATCCCCTTCATCATCGGGGCCGGGCTGGTCGTCCTCTTCCTGGTCGCCCTGATCGCCCTGTTCAAGGCCTTCTACATCAAGGTTCCGCAGGGCACCGCGCTGATCGTCAATGACATGAGCTCGACGCCCAAGGTGCACTTCACCGGTTCCCTGGTGTATCCGGTGATCCACCTCAAGGAGTTCATGAAGATCTCCCTGATCACCCTGGAAGTGGACCGTCGTGGCAAGGATGGTCTGATCTGCCGCGACAACCTGCGTGCCGACATCACCGTGGCCTTCTACCTGCGCGTCAACGAGACCCAGGAGGATGTGCTCAAGGTGGCCAAGGCCATCGGTGTGGATCGAGCCTCCGACCGTGGTGCGGTGAACGAGCTGTTCAACGCCAAGTTCTCCGAGGCCCTGAAGACCGTCGGCAAGCAGTTCGACTTCGTCCAGCTATTCGAGAATCGCCAGGACTTCCGCGACCGCATCGTCGAGGTCATCGGTAACGACCTCAACGGTTACGTGCTGGAAGACGTGGCCATCGACTACCTGGAGCAGACCTCCAAGGCTTCGCTGGATCCGAGCAACATCCTCGACGCCGAGGGTATCCGCAAGATCACCGAGCTGACCGCTGCGCAGAACGTCATCACCAACGAACTGGAGCGCAACGAAGAGCTGGCGATCAAGAAGAAGAACGTCGAGACCCGCGAGGCCACCCTGGCCCTGGAGCGCCAGCAGGCCGACGCCGAGGCGCGGCAGAAGCGCGAGATCGAGACCATCCGCGCCCGCGAGGAAGCGGAAACCCTCAAGGTGCGCGAAGAAGAGCGCCTGAAGGCCGAACAGGCGCGTATCCAGACCCAGCAGGAGCTGGACATCCGCGCCGAGAACCACCAGCGCGAAGTGGAAGTGGCGCAGCAGAACCGCCAGCGTGCCGTGGTCATCGAGGTGGAGAAGGTCACCCGCGCCAAGGATCTGGAAGTGGTCGCCCGCGAGCGCGAGGTCGAGCTGCAGCGCATCGAGAAGGAAAAGGCGCTGGAAGAAGAGCGCAAGAATATCGCTGGGGTGATCCGCGAGCGGGTGGCGGTGGAAAAGACCGTGGCGCAGGAAGAAGAACGCATCAAGGAAGTGCGCGAGGTTTCCGAGGCCGAGCGCCTCAAGCAGGTCGCCGTGCTCAACGCCCAGGCCGAAGCCGAGCAGGAGCTGGTGCGCCAGGTCAAGCAGGCCGAGGCCGATGAGACTCGCTCCAAGCACAAGGCCGTGGAAATCAACAACCTGGCCCAGGCCGAGCTGGAGGCTGCAGCCAAAAGCGCCGAGGCCAAGAAGAAACTGGCCGAAGGCATCGAAGCTGAGCGCGCTGCGCCCGGTCTGGCCGACGCCAAGGTACGTGAAGTCACCGCCGCGGCGAAGGAGAAGGAAGGCCTGGCCGAAGCTCGCGTGGAAGCCGAGCGCCTGATTGCCGAAGCCAAAGGCGAGCAGGAAAAGGGGCTGGCCGAAGCCCGTGTGCTGGAAGCCCAGGCGGCTGCCAAGGAAAAGGATGGCCTGGCCGAAGCCAAGGTGCTGGAAGAAAAACTCAGCGCCCAGGCGCGCGGCGAAGAACAACTGGGCCTGGCCAAGGCCAAGGCGACCAAGGAACAGGGTTCGGCAGAAGCCTCGATCCTGCTGGAGCGCCTGAGCGCCGAAGCCGAAGGTCTGGGCAAGAAGTTCGGCGCGCTGGACTCGCTCAGCGACACTGCCCGCGCCCACGAAGAGTTCCGCATGCAACTGGAGAAGAGCTTCGAGGAGGCCATGGCCGCCATCGCCGCCAACAAGGACATCGCCAAGGACCAGGCCGAGGTGCTGGCCGCCGCCATGGCCAAGGCGAAGATCGAGATCGTCGGCGGCGAGGGCGACTTCTTCAACTCCTTCGCCAAGTCGCTGTCGGTGGGCAAGGCCATCGAAGGCGTGGTCGGCAAGAGCCCAGTGGTGCAGGACGTGATCTCCCGCCTGCTGGCTGGCAAGGCAGCGCCCGCCGCGCCGGTGGTCGCGCCGAGCGCCGGTTCGGAGCAGGCCTGA